Proteins encoded in a region of the Stigmatella aurantiaca genome:
- a CDS encoding DAPG hydrolase family protein codes for MTTWTLPEPADFQWKMKPPESARTNFHLLPNDSFELTIEHDPIKGVTPKMLDWWFRNIGGDMVYQGKTYSRYRVWHPIDHIHWALAAPAPDGSVGQGSEFHIVEAFNANMDWLIDSIEHVEKLDETGIRLVLRKLGTEVFRLEHWFEPHPEGTLYRSRMQVGAENTFGMLIFQPLVRPFIFTEEMGYAWLKHNIEEVGNFEFFLPELYEREVLSAPAPVAAQG; via the coding sequence ATGACGACATGGACCCTGCCCGAGCCCGCGGACTTCCAGTGGAAGATGAAGCCGCCCGAGAGCGCACGGACGAATTTTCACCTGCTGCCCAATGACAGCTTCGAGCTGACCATCGAGCATGACCCCATCAAGGGCGTGACGCCCAAGATGCTGGACTGGTGGTTCCGGAACATCGGCGGCGACATGGTCTACCAGGGGAAGACGTACTCCCGGTACCGCGTGTGGCACCCGATTGACCACATCCACTGGGCGCTGGCGGCGCCCGCCCCGGATGGCTCCGTCGGCCAGGGCTCCGAGTTCCACATCGTCGAGGCCTTCAACGCCAACATGGACTGGCTCATCGACAGCATCGAGCACGTCGAGAAGCTGGACGAGACGGGCATCCGGCTGGTGCTGCGCAAGCTGGGCACCGAGGTGTTCCGGCTGGAGCACTGGTTCGAGCCGCACCCGGAGGGCACGCTCTACCGCTCCCGGATGCAGGTGGGCGCGGAGAACACCTTCGGCATGCTCATCTTCCAGCCGCTGGTGCGGCCGTTCATCTTCACCGAGGAGATGGGCTACGCCTGGCTCAAGCACAACATCGAAGAGGTGGGCAACTTCGAGTTCTTCCTGCCCGAGCTCTACGAGCGCGAGGTGCTGTCCGCCCCCGCCCCCGTGGCCGCCCAGGGCTAG
- a CDS encoding aldo/keto reductase: MTLRRLGRSDIEISPLGLGCWQFSEGAGLVGGFWEALPTGTVKDIVETSLRGGINWFDTAEVYGHGRSEQALAAALASLGKKPGEVLIATKWWPTLRGAGSIGNTLGARLSALSPYAIDLHQIHHAWAFASVGAQAEAMAKLVQEGKIRTVGVSNFSARKMRAMHAALAQRGIPLVSNQMQYSLLDRRIESNGVLAAAKELGITVIAYSPLAQGLLSGKFHDDPALVRSRVGPRRFMPKYRPSGLARSRPLIDALREIATAHGVTASQVALNWLVHFHGDTVVAIPGATKRHHAEENTGALGFTLTQDELRRIDELSRPFL; encoded by the coding sequence ATGACGCTGCGACGGTTGGGACGCTCGGACATCGAAATCTCCCCCCTCGGGTTGGGGTGCTGGCAGTTCTCCGAAGGCGCGGGCCTGGTGGGCGGCTTCTGGGAGGCCCTGCCCACCGGGACGGTGAAGGACATCGTCGAGACGTCGCTGCGCGGGGGCATCAACTGGTTCGACACCGCCGAGGTGTATGGCCACGGCCGGTCCGAGCAGGCGCTCGCCGCGGCGCTCGCGAGCCTGGGCAAGAAGCCCGGCGAGGTGCTCATCGCCACCAAGTGGTGGCCCACGCTCCGGGGCGCCGGCAGCATCGGCAACACCCTCGGCGCCCGGCTGTCCGCGCTCAGCCCCTATGCCATCGACCTGCACCAGATTCACCACGCCTGGGCGTTCGCTTCGGTGGGGGCGCAGGCCGAGGCGATGGCGAAGCTGGTCCAGGAGGGCAAGATTCGCACGGTGGGGGTGAGCAACTTCTCCGCGCGGAAGATGCGCGCCATGCACGCCGCGCTCGCCCAGCGGGGCATTCCGCTCGTCTCCAACCAGATGCAGTACAGCCTGCTCGACCGGCGCATCGAGTCGAACGGGGTGCTCGCCGCCGCCAAGGAGCTGGGCATCACCGTCATCGCCTACTCGCCGCTCGCGCAGGGGCTGCTGTCGGGCAAGTTCCACGATGATCCCGCGCTCGTGCGCAGCCGGGTGGGCCCGCGCCGCTTCATGCCGAAGTACCGCCCCAGCGGGCTTGCGCGCAGCCGCCCCCTCATCGACGCGCTGCGGGAAATCGCCACCGCCCACGGCGTGACGGCCTCACAGGTGGCCCTGAACTGGCTCGTCCACTTCCATGGGGACACGGTGGTGGCCATTCCGGGCGCCACCAAGCGCCACCACGCCGAGGAGAACACGGGCGCGCTGGGGTTCACCCTCACCCAGGACGAGCTGCGCCGCATCGACGAGCTGTCACGGCCCTTCCTCTGA